The genomic stretch GCCCCCGACCGCTCCACCCGGTCGCCGGGGCCGGCCGAGGAGGGCCGGTAGTCCCCCTGGTCGCGGGCGAGCGGCCGGTCGCCGTCGCCGCGGGTCATCCGCGCCCGCCGAAGACCGCGCCGGCCACCGCGGTCAGCGCGGCCGCCGCCAGCCCCGCGTACGTCCACATGCTGCGGATGTCGCGGGCCGGCACGACCGGATCCGGTGGGAAGCCGTACACCTCGGGCTCGTCGAGCAGCAGGAAGAACGCGCCGTTGCCGCCGACGCCGTCGTCCGGATCCTCGCCGTAGAGCCGGGCCTCGCCGACGCCCTGCGCGTGCAGCTCCTCGACCCGGGCCGCGGCCCGCACCCGCAGCTCGTCCAGGTCGCCGTACTGGATCGACTGGGTCGGGCAGGCGGTTGCGCAGGCCGGCATCAGGCCGTCCTTCTGCCGGTCGTAGCACATCGTGCACTTCCAGGCCCGGCCGTCGCCCTCCCGCCGCTGGATCACCCCGTACGGACAGCCGGAGACGCAGTAGCCGCAGCCGTTGCAGATGTCCTGCTGGACCACGACCGTGCCGAACTCGGTCCGGAACAGTGCGCCGGTCGGGCAGACGTCCAGGCAGCCCGCGTGCGTGCAGTGCTTGCAGACGTCCGAGGACATCAGCCAGCGGAACTCCTCGCGGTCCTCCACCCCGGACCCGTCGCCCGGCTTCGAGAACGACGGCATCCCGAGGTCCACTGTGGACGGTGCCGGTGCCGGTGCCGGTGCCGCGGGCTGCTCGATGAACGCCACGTGCCGCCAGGTCGACGCGCCGAGCGCGCCGGTGTTGTCGTAGGACAGCCCGAGCAGGTTGAACCCGTCGTCGGGCACGTCGTTCCACTGCTTGCAGGCGACCTCGCAGGCCTTGCAGCCGATGCAGATCGAGGTGTCGGTGAAGAATCCCTTGCGGGCCGGGTGATCCGCGGGATAGCCGGAGTCGCCGGCCGGGTCGTGCTGCGGCCCGGAGAGCGCGTGCTCAGCCATAGAACTCCTCGGGGTCGTGCGCGCCCTCCAGGTGCGGCTTGCCCGCACCGGGACCGGTGGTGGCGACCGCGGTCCCGGTCTCGACCGTGATCCCGGCCCGCTGCCGGTAGTCCGCGACCAGCGCCAGCAGCTCGGCCCCGTGCGGCCGGCGGCCGGCCCGGACGTCCACCGTGGTCACCTTGGACTCCTGGATCAGCACGTTCGGGTCCAGCACCACCCCGAACAGGTCGTTGGCCGCGTCGCCGGTCACCAGCCCGGTGTACCCCCAGTGATAGGGAACCCAGACCTGGTGCACGACCCGATC from Mycobacteriales bacterium encodes the following:
- a CDS encoding 4Fe-4S dicluster domain-containing protein, yielding MAEHALSGPQHDPAGDSGYPADHPARKGFFTDTSICIGCKACEVACKQWNDVPDDGFNLLGLSYDNTGALGASTWRHVAFIEQPAAPAPAPAPSTVDLGMPSFSKPGDGSGVEDREEFRWLMSSDVCKHCTHAGCLDVCPTGALFRTEFGTVVVQQDICNGCGYCVSGCPYGVIQRREGDGRAWKCTMCYDRQKDGLMPACATACPTQSIQYGDLDELRVRAAARVEELHAQGVGEARLYGEDPDDGVGGNGAFFLLLDEPEVYGFPPDPVVPARDIRSMWTYAGLAAAALTAVAGAVFGGRG